A region of Massilia sp. WG5 DNA encodes the following proteins:
- a CDS encoding IgA Peptidase M64: MPVTPIRLLAAALLLSAGAAQAQQPATVRLDYTHSGNALSEQYAIERVLIEPLPWPGDMSQPFDNTNRGNNRLEVADAKTGDLLYSRDFSTVFGEWKTTEEANKLSRGFHESVRFPQPDRPVRVRILKRDERNAFSVAWSVEVDTKAQDVVRSQPPAPARPMPIKVSGPSPQKVDLLILGDGYTQQDMKKFEQDARRLSKHLFEVSPFKERGNDFNVWAMAVPTQESGITRPSTGVHHASALGTRYDIFGSERYVLTLDNRALRDIAQYAPYEFIEILVNNDTYGGGGIFGQFSTAAAGNDWANYLFVHEFGHHFAGLADEYYTSPVAYQSSGARMEPWEPNVTALRDPARLKWKQHVHAGTPLPTPWPKAEYEEYSRAYQKRRAALRAANRPESEMSALFREDLAHTEALFAKAQYRKAIGAFEGANYEASGYYRPAMQCIMFDRSEQFCPVCQDGISEIIDLYARPLK, from the coding sequence ATGCCTGTCACTCCGATTCGACTGCTTGCCGCCGCACTGCTCCTGTCTGCCGGTGCCGCCCAGGCCCAGCAGCCCGCCACTGTCCGCCTCGACTACACTCACAGCGGCAACGCCCTCTCCGAGCAATACGCGATCGAGCGCGTGCTGATCGAGCCGCTGCCCTGGCCGGGCGACATGAGCCAGCCCTTCGACAACACCAACCGCGGCAACAACCGCCTGGAAGTGGCGGATGCGAAGACCGGCGACCTGCTGTACTCGCGCGATTTCTCGACCGTGTTCGGCGAGTGGAAGACGACCGAGGAAGCGAACAAGCTCAGCCGTGGCTTCCACGAGTCGGTGCGCTTCCCCCAGCCGGACCGGCCGGTGCGGGTGCGCATCCTGAAGCGCGACGAGCGCAACGCGTTCTCGGTGGCGTGGAGCGTCGAGGTCGACACGAAGGCCCAGGACGTCGTGCGCAGCCAGCCGCCGGCGCCGGCAAGGCCGATGCCGATCAAGGTGAGCGGGCCCTCGCCGCAGAAGGTCGACCTGCTGATCCTGGGGGACGGCTACACGCAACAGGACATGAAGAAGTTCGAGCAGGATGCACGGCGCCTGAGCAAACACCTGTTCGAGGTCTCGCCGTTCAAGGAGCGGGGGAACGATTTCAACGTCTGGGCGATGGCGGTGCCGACCCAGGAATCGGGCATCACCCGGCCCTCGACCGGCGTGCACCATGCCTCGGCACTGGGGACGCGCTACGACATCTTCGGCAGCGAGCGCTACGTGCTGACCCTGGATAACCGCGCCCTGCGCGACATCGCCCAGTACGCGCCCTACGAGTTCATCGAGATCCTGGTCAACAACGACACCTACGGCGGCGGCGGGATCTTCGGCCAGTTCAGCACGGCGGCGGCCGGCAACGACTGGGCCAACTACCTGTTCGTGCACGAGTTCGGCCACCATTTCGCCGGCCTGGCCGACGAGTACTACACCTCGCCGGTTGCTTACCAGTCGAGCGGGGCGCGGATGGAGCCGTGGGAGCCGAACGTGACCGCGCTGCGCGATCCGGCCAGGCTGAAATGGAAGCAGCACGTGCATGCGGGCACGCCGCTGCCGACGCCGTGGCCGAAGGCCGAGTACGAGGAATACTCGCGCGCTTACCAGAAACGGCGTGCGGCGCTGCGCGCGGCAAACCGTCCGGAGTCGGAGATGAGCGCGCTGTTCCGGGAAGACCTGGCGCACACGGAGGCGCTGTTCGCGAAGGCGCAGTACCGCAAGGCAATCGGCGCCTTCGAGGGCGCGAACTACGAGGCCAGCGGCTACTACCGCCCGGCCATGCAGTGCATCATGTTCGACCGCAGCGAGCAGTTCTGTCCCGTGTGCCAGGACGGGATCAGCGAGATCATCGATTTGTACGCGCGTCCATTGAAATAA
- a CDS encoding nuclear transport factor 2 family protein, which produces MKRFLILLGLLATFGGALAAGQVAPNGRGGALTPTRNVLTFTKLENAWLEAVQRRDAEALGRLLADDFEIRSAAAPGVPTARAEALRESLRAPVTRSSIDQMAVHEYGDLMLVSFLWTIADGAAPQSFFVVDTWKRSGDEWKATVRYAAPVAGGAPMVPGAVAPSAQSLRKKM; this is translated from the coding sequence ATGAAACGATTCCTGATTTTGCTGGGCCTGCTGGCCACCTTCGGCGGCGCGCTCGCGGCCGGCCAGGTCGCACCGAACGGGCGCGGTGGCGCGCTGACGCCGACGCGCAACGTCCTCACCTTCACCAAGCTCGAAAACGCCTGGCTCGAGGCGGTGCAGCGGCGCGACGCCGAGGCCCTGGGCCGCCTGCTGGCGGACGACTTCGAGATCCGCAGCGCCGCCGCGCCGGGCGTGCCGACCGCGCGCGCCGAAGCCTTGCGCGAATCGCTGCGCGCGCCCGTGACCAGGTCGTCGATCGACCAGATGGCGGTGCACGAGTACGGCGACCTGATGCTGGTCAGCTTCCTGTGGACGATCGCGGATGGCGCTGCGCCCCAGTCTTTCTTCGTGGTCGATACCTGGAAGCGCAGCGGCGACGAATGGAAGGCGACAGTGCGCTACGCGGCGCCGGTCGCCGGCGGGGCCCCGATGGTGCCGGGCGCGGTCGCGCCCAGTGCACAGTCGCTGCGCAAGAAGATGTGA
- the parC gene encoding DNA topoisomerase IV subunit A, translating into MTQASLFEQQNEPAGDDAETLTLSTFAERAYLDYAVSVVKGRALPDVSDGQKPVQRRILYAMHELGLGPTAKPRKSAAVVGDVLGKLHPHGDQSVYDALVRMAQDFSLRYPLIDGQGNFGSRDGDGAAAMRYTEARLTPMARVLMDEIDMGTVDFQPNYDGSVEEPRTLPARLPMVLLNGASGIAVGLATEIPSHNLREVASAAVAMIRNPKITHAELMTLMPGPDYPGGGQIITPASNIADMYVSGRGSMKVRARWKIEELARGQWQAVVTELPPGCSSQRVLEEIEELTNPKVKAGKKTLLPEQLALKQTILGALDAVRDESGREAPVRLVFEPKSKNQDQTEFMLMLLAHTSLESSAPINLVMIGGDGRPRQKGLTEILQEWIDYRFVTVRRRTEFRLGKVNDRIHILEGRETVLLNIDEVIAIIRNSDEPKAALIERFRLSDRQAEDILEIRLRQLARLEAIKIQQELAELRGEKEKLEDILENPSSMKRLIIREIEADAKQFGDDRRTLIEEAQKAVAEQKIVDEPVTVIVSEKGWVRARTGIGHDPAQFTFKAGDSLGYVFECRTVDTLLCIGDNGKAYSVPVAALPGSRGDGVPISTLVDLSGGGTTPSARILYYFAGNADTRLLLSTTAGFGFIAKAGDMATRLKGGKSFITLDDGAVPLAPRVVADNAGAVACLSEKGRVLVFGIDEMKVLTNGGRGVTLMELEPKETLLAAQPISPKGVNVSGTWAGDKPRTVELFGVGLEPHFGKRARKGKPLSAKLKAKDLGMRTTGDGQ; encoded by the coding sequence ATGACCCAAGCAAGCCTGTTTGAACAACAAAACGAGCCGGCCGGCGACGACGCCGAGACGCTCACCCTGTCCACCTTCGCCGAACGCGCCTACCTCGACTACGCGGTCTCGGTCGTGAAAGGCCGCGCGCTGCCGGACGTGTCCGACGGCCAGAAGCCGGTCCAGCGCCGCATCCTGTACGCGATGCACGAGCTGGGCCTGGGCCCGACCGCGAAACCGCGCAAATCCGCCGCCGTGGTCGGCGACGTGCTGGGTAAACTGCACCCGCACGGCGACCAGTCCGTGTACGACGCGCTGGTGCGCATGGCCCAGGACTTCTCGCTGCGCTACCCGCTGATCGACGGCCAGGGCAACTTCGGCTCGCGCGACGGCGACGGCGCCGCGGCGATGCGTTACACCGAAGCCCGCCTGACGCCGATGGCGCGCGTCCTGATGGACGAAATCGACATGGGCACGGTCGACTTCCAGCCGAACTACGACGGCTCGGTCGAGGAACCGCGCACCCTGCCGGCGCGCCTGCCGATGGTGCTGCTGAACGGCGCCTCCGGCATCGCCGTGGGCCTGGCCACCGAGATCCCCTCGCACAACCTGCGCGAAGTGGCGTCGGCCGCGGTGGCGATGATCCGCAATCCGAAGATCACCCACGCCGAGCTGATGACCTTGATGCCGGGCCCGGACTATCCGGGCGGCGGCCAGATCATCACCCCGGCCTCGAACATCGCCGACATGTACGTCTCCGGCCGCGGCTCGATGAAGGTGCGTGCGCGCTGGAAGATCGAAGAACTGGCGCGCGGCCAGTGGCAGGCGGTCGTCACCGAACTGCCGCCGGGCTGCTCGTCGCAGCGCGTGCTGGAAGAGATCGAGGAGCTGACCAACCCGAAGGTCAAGGCCGGCAAGAAGACCCTGCTGCCCGAGCAGCTGGCGCTGAAGCAGACCATCCTCGGCGCGCTGGATGCCGTGCGCGACGAATCCGGCCGCGAGGCCCCGGTGCGCCTCGTGTTCGAGCCGAAGTCCAAGAACCAGGACCAGACCGAGTTCATGCTGATGCTGCTGGCGCATACCTCGCTGGAGAGCTCGGCCCCGATCAACCTGGTGATGATCGGCGGCGACGGCCGCCCGCGCCAGAAGGGCCTGACCGAGATCCTGCAGGAGTGGATCGACTACCGCTTCGTGACGGTCCGCCGCCGCACCGAATTCAGGCTCGGCAAGGTCAACGACCGCATCCACATCCTGGAAGGCCGCGAGACCGTCCTGCTGAACATCGACGAGGTCATCGCCATCATTCGCAATTCGGACGAGCCGAAGGCCGCGCTGATCGAGCGCTTCCGCCTGTCGGACCGCCAGGCCGAAGATATTCTCGAGATCCGCCTGCGCCAGCTGGCGCGCCTGGAAGCGATCAAGATCCAGCAGGAGCTGGCCGAACTGCGTGGCGAGAAGGAAAAGCTGGAGGACATCCTCGAGAATCCGTCCAGCATGAAGCGCCTGATCATCCGCGAGATCGAAGCCGACGCCAAGCAGTTCGGCGACGACCGCCGCACCCTGATCGAAGAAGCGCAGAAGGCCGTGGCCGAGCAGAAGATCGTCGACGAGCCGGTCACCGTGATCGTCTCCGAGAAGGGCTGGGTGCGCGCGCGCACCGGCATCGGCCACGATCCGGCGCAGTTCACCTTCAAGGCCGGCGACTCCCTGGGCTACGTCTTCGAATGCCGCACCGTCGATACCCTGCTGTGCATCGGCGACAACGGCAAGGCCTATTCGGTGCCGGTGGCCGCCCTGCCGGGGTCGCGCGGCGACGGCGTGCCGATCTCGACCCTGGTCGACCTGTCGGGCGGCGGGACTACGCCGTCCGCTCGCATCCTCTACTACTTCGCCGGCAACGCCGACACGCGCCTGCTGCTGTCGACCACCGCGGGCTTCGGCTTCATCGCCAAGGCCGGCGACATGGCGACCCGTCTGAAAGGCGGCAAGTCCTTCATCACGCTGGATGACGGCGCCGTGCCGCTGGCCCCGCGCGTGGTGGCGGACAATGCCGGCGCGGTGGCCTGCCTGTCCGAGAAGGGCCGTGTGCTGGTGTTCGGCATCGACGAGATGAAGGTGCTGACCAATGGCGGCCGCGGCGTGACGCTGATGGAACTGGAGCCGAAGGAAACGCTGCTGGCGGCCCAGCCGATCAGCCCGAAAGGCGTGAACGTGAGCGGCACCTGGGCCGGCGACAAGCCGCGCACCGTGGAGCTGTTCGGGGTCGGCCTGGAGCCGCACTTCGGCAAGCGTGCGCGCAAGGGCAAGCCGCTGTCGGCCAAGCTGAAGGCGAAAGACCTGGGGATGCGCACCACCGGCGACGGCCAATAA
- a CDS encoding DsbC family protein, which yields METMKTMTMARIAALMALAAVTANAAASAAARPHAETADEARVHKLVEPRMGNNVKVDAVEKTPYGGLYEIRTGGDIFYTDATARYMFVGKVVDLGTLQDLTRARTDELAAIRFADLPLDMAIKTVKGNGERVMAVFEDPNCPYCRKLHETLRGIDNVTVYTFLLNILSEDSAAKSKNIWCAADRSQAWQQWMLETKAPPAAPAGCVAPGEQVLALGRKLHVQGTPTIYFADGSRSGSGFDAATLEARLRKLTKP from the coding sequence ATGGAGACAATGAAAACGATGACGATGGCGAGAATCGCCGCGCTGATGGCGCTCGCCGCAGTGACGGCAAATGCGGCGGCAAGCGCGGCGGCGCGGCCGCATGCCGAAACGGCGGACGAGGCGCGCGTCCACAAGCTGGTCGAGCCGCGCATGGGCAATAACGTGAAGGTGGACGCGGTGGAGAAGACGCCGTATGGCGGCCTGTACGAGATCCGCACGGGCGGCGACATCTTTTATACCGATGCGACCGCGCGCTACATGTTCGTCGGCAAGGTGGTCGACCTGGGGACGCTGCAGGACCTGACGCGCGCGCGCACCGACGAGCTGGCGGCGATCCGCTTTGCCGACCTGCCGCTGGACATGGCGATCAAGACCGTGAAAGGGAACGGCGAACGGGTGATGGCGGTGTTCGAGGATCCGAACTGCCCTTACTGCCGCAAGCTGCACGAGACGCTGCGCGGCATCGATAACGTAACCGTCTATACCTTCCTGTTGAACATCCTGTCGGAAGATTCGGCGGCCAAGTCGAAGAATATCTGGTGCGCTGCCGACCGCTCGCAGGCCTGGCAACAGTGGATGCTGGAAACGAAGGCGCCGCCGGCCGCGCCGGCCGGCTGCGTCGCGCCCGGCGAGCAGGTGCTGGCGCTGGGCCGCAAGCTGCACGTGCAGGGCACGCCGACGATCTATTTTGCCGATGGATCGCGCAGCGGCAGCGGCTTCGACGCGGCGACGCTGGAAGCGCGCCTGCGCAAGCTTACGAAACCGTAA
- a CDS encoding CPBP family intramembrane glutamic endopeptidase — MRTHSLAFEPFPHALQHGRLSLFWALAGALAIPGVLPYAFALHPSLLARIPVPLPVFFALQLIQGFVLLLLLSWIGLRLGQGNGLDSPLARAFVYRAPIAAPLRTLAAACIAGGVTGLAIMVLDRVFEPFMPPAPLPAHGYPELWKRLLASFYGGITEELLCRLFLMSLLVWLLRKLSARKEATPAGWMIRTGIVGAAVVFGLGHLPAAAGVWPLSFVVVARTMLLNVLGGIPFGFLYWRRGLEHAMAAHFCADLVLHGIGGS, encoded by the coding sequence ATGAGAACGCACAGCCTTGCTTTCGAACCGTTCCCGCACGCCCTCCAGCATGGTCGCCTGTCCCTGTTCTGGGCGCTCGCCGGCGCGCTCGCGATTCCCGGCGTGCTGCCTTATGCGTTCGCACTGCATCCCTCGCTGCTCGCGCGCATACCGGTGCCCTTGCCTGTGTTCTTCGCCCTCCAGCTCATCCAGGGATTCGTGCTGCTTCTGCTGTTGAGCTGGATCGGACTACGGCTCGGCCAGGGCAACGGGCTCGATTCTCCGCTCGCGCGTGCTTTCGTTTATCGGGCGCCAATCGCAGCGCCGCTGCGTACGCTGGCGGCCGCCTGCATCGCCGGCGGCGTGACTGGACTGGCGATCATGGTGCTGGACCGGGTCTTTGAGCCCTTCATGCCGCCAGCGCCCCTGCCGGCGCACGGGTATCCCGAACTCTGGAAGCGCCTGCTTGCATCGTTTTATGGCGGGATCACGGAAGAGCTGCTGTGCCGGCTCTTCCTGATGAGCCTGCTCGTCTGGCTTCTTCGAAAGCTCTCGGCGCGCAAGGAAGCGACGCCGGCCGGGTGGATGATCCGGACCGGCATCGTGGGCGCCGCGGTCGTGTTCGGACTCGGGCACCTGCCGGCCGCGGCCGGCGTCTGGCCGCTCAGCTTCGTGGTCGTCGCCCGGACCATGCTGCTGAATGTCCTCGGGGGCATTCCTTTCGGCTTCCTCTATTGGCGCCGAGGACTGGAGCATGCGATGGCGGCGCACTTTTGTGCGGACCTCGTTCTACACGGCATTGGCGGCAGCTGA